A region of Clostridium acetobutylicum ATCC 824 DNA encodes the following proteins:
- a CDS encoding suppressor of fused domain protein, whose translation MNNLSWSDIKRSTFNAIKKGDLKLLANMIDKYPKVIDAYNSSGYSLLHVAAEQDNVEVLEYLYNNKIDVNITRKNDDGCVTPIHGAVDKNLIGNVEWLIAHGAKIDTGNGIHATPLIGAAFNGNLEMVKLLLKNGADINAFYDIGEGINKTRITPLIAAEMEGHTETCEYLCKNGARKLDAKKYELTQIKNQHDEILQYLQRYFGNVNKTLSEVIPASNVSVNLNIMRNTENDKFITIVTTGMSDCPMDDSDEAFEERFAELIIKLPKDWLIDKNNIKDVNNYWPLGWIRRIAHIPHLYDGWIGKDIIIPNGEPPQPFAPNTKLSCIMICQPDEKELHRFTTSKGNIINLYTLIPIYKEERNMALIKGCKYLRKRMEDRGIDEILNITRENVGLSADEQ comes from the coding sequence ATGAATAATTTAAGTTGGAGTGATATTAAACGCAGCACTTTTAATGCAATTAAAAAAGGTGATTTAAAATTATTAGCTAATATGATAGATAAGTATCCTAAAGTGATTGATGCTTATAATTCAAGTGGATATTCGCTTTTGCATGTAGCCGCAGAGCAAGATAATGTAGAAGTTCTTGAGTATTTATACAATAATAAAATTGATGTAAATATTACAAGGAAGAACGATGATGGATGTGTGACACCTATACATGGAGCAGTTGATAAGAATTTGATTGGAAATGTTGAATGGTTAATTGCTCATGGAGCTAAAATTGATACAGGAAATGGTATACATGCTACACCTTTAATAGGAGCTGCTTTCAATGGAAATTTAGAAATGGTAAAATTGTTACTAAAAAATGGTGCAGATATAAACGCGTTCTATGATATTGGAGAAGGAATAAATAAAACAAGGATTACACCATTAATTGCAGCTGAGATGGAAGGACATACAGAGACTTGTGAATATTTGTGCAAAAATGGCGCAAGAAAACTTGATGCAAAAAAATATGAGTTAACGCAGATAAAAAATCAACATGATGAGATTTTACAATACTTGCAAAGATACTTTGGAAATGTTAATAAAACTCTTTCTGAAGTTATACCTGCAAGCAATGTTTCCGTAAACTTAAATATAATGAGAAATACTGAAAATGATAAGTTCATAACCATTGTTACAACTGGTATGAGTGACTGTCCCATGGATGATTCTGATGAGGCATTTGAGGAAAGATTTGCTGAATTAATAATAAAGTTACCTAAGGATTGGTTGATAGATAAAAATAATATTAAAGATGTAAATAATTATTGGCCTTTGGGATGGATTAGAAGAATAGCTCATATCCCTCATTTATATGATGGGTGGATTGGTAAAGATATCATTATTCCAAATGGAGAACCTCCTCAGCCTTTTGCACCGAATACAAAATTATCATGTATAATGATATGTCAGCCAGATGAAAAGGAATTGCATAGATTCACAACTTCCAAGGGAAATATAATTAATCTATATACATTGATACCAATTTATAAAGAAGAAAGAAATATGGCATTAATAAAAGGGTGTAAGTATTTAAGAAAAAGGATGGAAGATAGGGGCATTGATGAAATCTTGAATATAACAAGAGAAAATGTTGGATTAAGTGCTGATGAACAATAG